A single Terriglobales bacterium DNA region contains:
- the dapF gene encoding diaminopimelate epimerase — protein sequence MATKRAFSGIPFVKASACGNDFLLIDGVHIPADLAEFSRRICDRHQGVGADGVEWLLPAEDADIRARLFNADGSEAEISGNGTRCVAALLAEERGLERVVVRTGAGLKTCRVVRRSGPTFEFETDMGEPQVGDEFQIQLAFRTVSGIPVSMGNPHFVVFVEQFAPGWQAEAAEIGRHHDFKYGINVELVRSVNKAEIEVRFFERGVGETRSSGTGSCAAAVAAISTGRARSPVRVSAPGGEQTVRWEGNVVLVGSAQLLCRGEFFV from the coding sequence ATGGCCACGAAGCGCGCGTTCTCCGGCATTCCATTCGTTAAGGCGAGTGCCTGCGGCAACGACTTCCTGCTCATCGACGGCGTCCATATTCCCGCAGACCTGGCGGAGTTCAGCCGCCGCATCTGCGACCGCCACCAGGGCGTGGGCGCGGACGGGGTGGAATGGCTGCTGCCCGCCGAGGATGCCGACATCCGCGCGCGCCTGTTCAATGCGGATGGTTCAGAAGCGGAGATCTCAGGCAACGGCACGCGCTGTGTGGCGGCACTTCTGGCCGAGGAGCGTGGCCTCGAACGCGTGGTGGTACGCACCGGAGCAGGACTGAAGACGTGTCGTGTGGTGCGGCGCTCGGGCCCGACGTTCGAGTTCGAAACCGACATGGGCGAACCTCAGGTAGGGGACGAGTTTCAAATCCAGCTGGCATTCCGCACCGTGAGCGGCATTCCCGTTTCCATGGGCAACCCGCACTTCGTGGTGTTCGTGGAACAATTCGCGCCGGGATGGCAGGCGGAGGCGGCGGAGATCGGCCGCCATCATGACTTCAAGTATGGAATCAACGTTGAGCTGGTTCGTTCTGTAAACAAAGCGGAAATCGAGGTCCGATTCTTTGAGCGAGGGGTGGGTGAGACACGCTCGTCGGGCACGGGCTCGTGTGCCGCGGCGGTGGCGGCGATATCCACGGGGCGGGCGCGTTCCCCAGTGCGTGTGAGCGCACCGGGAGGCGAGCAGACGGTTCGCTGGGAAGGAAACGTGGTGCTGGTTGGATCGGCGCAACTGCTCTGTCGCGGCGAGTTTTTCGTATAA
- a CDS encoding PfkB family carbohydrate kinase: protein MAILAVGSIAFDTIRTPAGRVERELGGSAVYFSLAASYFTEVRVVGVVGEDFTGAHEEVLRRRGVRTEGIQRAPGRTFHWSGEYGENLNEAITHATELNVFADFQPQVPQGFLDSEFLFLGNIDPVLQGNVRRSLKNARLVGGDTMNFWIQGKPAELGETLRGIDVLMINDGEARMLAGERSLPRAAHRILARGPKALVIKHGEYGATIFFREGAFGIGRHPFRAPALPMEEVVDPTGAGDSFAGGFLGYLAAQGEINREVLKRAMFYGGVMGSFAVERFGTERLRNLEREEIQARFQVFRELSHLE, encoded by the coding sequence ATGGCGATCCTGGCCGTGGGGTCCATCGCCTTCGATACCATTCGCACGCCCGCAGGACGCGTGGAGCGGGAACTGGGCGGCTCCGCGGTGTATTTCTCCCTGGCCGCCAGCTACTTCACCGAGGTGCGGGTGGTGGGCGTGGTGGGCGAGGACTTCACCGGCGCGCACGAGGAAGTGCTGCGGCGGCGCGGAGTGCGGACCGAAGGCATCCAGCGCGCGCCAGGGCGCACGTTCCACTGGTCGGGCGAGTACGGGGAGAACCTGAACGAAGCCATCACCCACGCCACGGAACTGAACGTCTTCGCCGATTTCCAGCCGCAGGTCCCGCAGGGGTTCCTCGATTCCGAGTTCCTGTTCCTGGGCAACATCGATCCGGTGCTGCAGGGGAACGTGCGGCGGAGCCTGAAGAACGCGCGGCTGGTAGGCGGCGACACCATGAACTTCTGGATCCAGGGCAAGCCGGCGGAGCTGGGCGAGACGCTGCGCGGCATCGATGTGCTGATGATCAACGACGGCGAGGCGCGCATGCTGGCCGGGGAACGCAGCCTGCCCCGGGCGGCCCACCGCATCCTGGCGCGCGGCCCCAAGGCTCTGGTGATCAAACACGGCGAATACGGCGCGACTATCTTCTTCCGCGAGGGAGCGTTCGGGATCGGGCGGCATCCGTTCCGCGCGCCGGCGCTGCCCATGGAAGAAGTCGTGGACCCGACCGGCGCGGGCGACTCCTTTGCCGGCGGCTTCCTGGGATACCTTGCAGCGCAGGGCGAGATCAACCGCGAAGTGCTGAAACGCGCCATGTTCTACGGTGGAGTGATGGGATCGTTCGCCGTGGAGCGCTTCGGGACGGAGCGGCTGCGCAACCTCGAGCGCGAGGAGATTCAGGCGCGCTTTCAGGTGTTCCGTGAACTGTCACACCTGGAGTGA
- the mtnP gene encoding S-methyl-5'-thioadenosine phosphorylase, whose protein sequence is MAQVEIGIIGGSGLYAFPGLKNVKEKQLKTPFGKPSDAYVLGTLEGRKVAFLARHGRGHRILPSEINYRANIYGFKALGVERVLSISAVGSLKEEHKPLDFVLPDQFVDRTHRRLSTFFGEGCVGHVAFGDPVCMETARVIEAACRKAGVTGKLGGTYINMEGPQFSTKAESNLHRSWGMDVIGMTNAPEAKLAREAEMCYATIAMVTDYDCWHPTHDSVTVDQIISCLLKNAENAQRVVRETVRALPKERTCGCGSALKHALLTEPAKIPPATRKRLSFLLDKYLGKARK, encoded by the coding sequence GTGGCACAGGTGGAGATAGGCATCATCGGAGGAAGCGGGCTGTACGCATTCCCGGGTCTGAAGAACGTCAAGGAGAAGCAACTCAAGACGCCCTTCGGCAAACCGTCGGACGCGTATGTGCTGGGGACGCTCGAAGGGCGAAAAGTCGCGTTCCTGGCGCGGCACGGTCGCGGCCATCGCATCCTGCCTTCGGAGATCAACTATCGCGCCAACATCTACGGCTTCAAGGCGCTGGGCGTGGAGCGCGTGCTTTCCATTTCCGCCGTGGGCTCGCTCAAGGAAGAACACAAGCCGCTGGACTTCGTCCTGCCCGACCAGTTCGTGGACCGCACGCACCGCCGCCTGTCGACGTTTTTCGGAGAAGGCTGTGTGGGACACGTGGCCTTCGGCGACCCGGTGTGCATGGAAACGGCGCGGGTGATCGAGGCGGCGTGCCGCAAGGCGGGAGTCACGGGGAAATTGGGCGGCACGTACATCAACATGGAGGGGCCGCAGTTCTCCACCAAAGCGGAGTCCAACCTGCATCGCTCATGGGGGATGGACGTGATCGGCATGACCAACGCGCCCGAGGCCAAACTGGCCCGGGAAGCGGAGATGTGCTATGCCACCATCGCCATGGTGACCGACTACGACTGCTGGCATCCGACGCATGACTCGGTCACCGTGGACCAGATTATTTCCTGCCTGCTGAAAAATGCAGAGAACGCGCAGAGAGTAGTGCGCGAGACGGTGCGGGCGCTGCCCAAGGAGCGCACCTGTGGCTGCGGCTCTGCGCTGAAGCACGCGCTGCTGACCGAACCCGCCAAGATCCCGCCTGCCACGCGCAAGAGGCTGAGTTTCCTGCTGGACAAATATTTAGGCAAGGCGAGGAAGTAG
- a CDS encoding ImmA/IrrE family metallo-endopeptidase, with translation MAAGRAACVVGIVLALELVVATGAGAQQSLVAPAETETLGPSTPEASRIPLRQSEELFRSVDEVLGLVSQRTRLPIEHRVGRELADRAEAQRHLKLRLEENGQRFRRKQVVLKRLGLLPRDFDLERFLVEAAGEDLAGFYDARRRTVFLLDWVRPAAQRPVLAHELTHALQDQAVGLEEWLRAREGDDAQAEVEAQEQAAARAALIEAQAMRVAAEYAVASAQVWNAASAASRRAVEYSPEFTAIFHDRPRRAALRQAPLYVRELLSFPSEYGLRFLAELQFHGGGELAFARALAEPPRSTFEIMEPRRYLAGERFEPLRVPDIDRALGPAWQDFDVGAMGALEVHAFLKQFAGDRLAGKMWKRWRGGFYYTAAPSGSGEAAPESLGLAYLSRWEREEDAERFAAAYSTAVRKRYKRATGAGMNRWDTEEGPVSIEVAEKSVLVLEGFDENTAGRLREAFFPELHLSAEK, from the coding sequence ATGGCGGCAGGCAGAGCCGCGTGTGTCGTGGGGATCGTGCTGGCCCTGGAGCTGGTTGTAGCCACGGGCGCGGGGGCACAGCAGTCGTTGGTCGCACCGGCGGAGACGGAGACGCTGGGACCGTCGACGCCGGAGGCGAGCCGCATCCCGCTGCGCCAGTCCGAGGAACTCTTCCGTTCCGTCGATGAGGTGCTGGGCCTGGTGAGCCAGCGCACGCGCCTGCCCATCGAGCACCGTGTCGGACGAGAACTGGCGGATCGGGCCGAGGCACAACGCCACCTGAAGCTGCGCCTGGAAGAGAACGGACAGCGCTTCCGACGGAAGCAGGTGGTTTTGAAAAGGCTGGGGTTGCTGCCGCGCGACTTCGATCTGGAACGGTTCCTGGTGGAAGCGGCGGGCGAAGATCTGGCGGGCTTCTACGATGCCCGCCGGCGGACGGTCTTTCTGCTGGACTGGGTGCGGCCGGCAGCGCAGCGTCCGGTGCTGGCGCACGAGCTGACTCACGCGCTGCAAGACCAGGCAGTGGGACTGGAAGAGTGGCTGCGAGCGCGGGAGGGGGACGACGCACAAGCCGAAGTCGAAGCGCAGGAGCAGGCCGCGGCGCGCGCGGCGCTGATCGAAGCGCAGGCGATGCGGGTGGCGGCGGAATACGCAGTGGCTTCAGCGCAGGTGTGGAATGCGGCCTCGGCGGCCAGCAGACGCGCCGTTGAGTACTCGCCGGAGTTCACCGCTATTTTCCACGACCGGCCGCGGCGTGCGGCCCTGCGGCAGGCGCCGCTGTACGTACGCGAACTGCTGTCGTTTCCGTCTGAGTACGGGTTGCGCTTCCTCGCCGAGCTGCAATTCCACGGAGGAGGCGAACTGGCCTTTGCGCGGGCGCTGGCTGAACCACCGCGCAGCACGTTCGAGATCATGGAGCCGCGGCGGTATCTCGCGGGCGAGCGCTTCGAGCCGCTACGCGTGCCGGACATCGACCGCGCGTTGGGGCCGGCCTGGCAGGACTTCGACGTGGGCGCCATGGGCGCGCTCGAGGTGCACGCCTTCCTGAAACAGTTCGCGGGCGACCGCCTGGCGGGAAAGATGTGGAAGCGGTGGCGGGGCGGGTTCTACTACACGGCGGCGCCGAGCGGCAGCGGAGAAGCGGCGCCTGAGTCGCTGGGCCTGGCGTACCTGTCGCGCTGGGAGCGCGAGGAAGACGCGGAACGATTCGCGGCAGCGTATTCGACTGCGGTCCGCAAGCGCTACAAGCGAGCGACGGGTGCGGGAATGAACCGCTGGGACACCGAAGAGGGACCAGTATCGATCGAAGTGGCGGAGAAGAGCGTGTTGGTTCTGGAGGGCTTCGACGAAAACACTGCCGGGCGGTTGCGTGAAGCGTTCTTCCCCGAACTGCATCTATCGGCTGAGAAGTAG
- a CDS encoding tetratricopeptide repeat protein produces the protein MSEADSRRQAAEFFQQAYEKQAAGEFDEAIELYTRSIEAFPTAEAYTFRGWTYSFKGEVDRAIEDCLEAIKVDPEFGNPYNDIGAYLIEKGRLEEAIPWFEKAIVAPRYQARCYPHFNLGRVYERRRNWKKAAECYHRAWEENHQYAAALSAFRRLQAMWN, from the coding sequence ATGTCGGAAGCGGATTCTCGCCGGCAAGCCGCGGAATTTTTCCAGCAGGCTTACGAAAAGCAGGCCGCGGGCGAGTTCGACGAAGCCATCGAGCTGTACACCCGCTCCATTGAAGCTTTCCCCACCGCTGAGGCCTACACCTTCCGCGGCTGGACCTACTCCTTCAAAGGCGAGGTGGACCGCGCCATAGAAGATTGTCTGGAAGCCATCAAAGTGGACCCCGAGTTCGGCAACCCCTACAACGACATCGGCGCCTACCTGATCGAGAAGGGCCGGCTGGAGGAAGCCATCCCCTGGTTTGAGAAGGCCATCGTCGCGCCCCGCTACCAGGCCCGTTGCTATCCCCACTTCAACCTGGGACGCGTCTACGAGCGCCGCCGCAACTGGAAGAAAGCCGCTGAGTGCTACCACCGCGCCTGGGAGGAAAACCACCAGTACGCCGCCGCCTTGAGCGCCTTCCGGCGATTGCAAGCCATGTGGAACTAG
- a CDS encoding 3-isopropylmalate dehydrogenase codes for MTKDGEAGIFSAVAANKKIAVLAGDGIGREVVAEALKVMRAAGAAMEFTELDWGAERYLKDGTTVPPGGYEMLARDFDAIFVGAFGDPRVPSNVHAREILLGMRFRLDLYANVRPVKLLDESLSPLRDRKPADIDFVVIRENTEGLYVDMGGVFKQGTPDEVAINEDVNTRKGVERVIRYAFEYARAHGRKRVLMADKSNVLTFAHGLWQRTFKEVAKEYADIEAQHMLADALAMVMVKNPEQLDVIVTNNMFGDILTDLGAALAGGLGMAASGNIHPGRTSMFEPVHGSAPPLAGKNVANPMGAILTAAMMLRHLGMAREADAIEAAVLEAVRQKKTTEDVGGSLGTRECGEWIASSMHASS; via the coding sequence GTGACGAAGGACGGTGAAGCTGGTATCTTCAGCGCCGTGGCTGCAAACAAGAAGATCGCGGTGCTGGCCGGTGACGGGATCGGCAGGGAAGTGGTGGCCGAGGCGCTGAAGGTCATGCGCGCCGCGGGCGCAGCGATGGAGTTCACCGAGCTCGACTGGGGTGCGGAACGCTACCTGAAGGACGGCACCACCGTCCCGCCGGGCGGCTACGAGATGCTGGCGCGCGATTTCGACGCCATCTTCGTGGGCGCGTTCGGCGATCCACGGGTGCCTTCGAACGTGCACGCCCGGGAAATCCTGCTGGGCATGCGCTTCCGGCTGGACCTCTACGCCAATGTGCGTCCGGTGAAGTTGTTAGACGAATCGCTCTCTCCGCTGAGGGACCGCAAGCCGGCGGATATCGATTTCGTCGTGATCCGTGAGAACACCGAGGGCCTGTACGTGGACATGGGCGGGGTGTTCAAGCAGGGGACGCCGGATGAGGTCGCCATCAACGAAGACGTGAACACGCGCAAGGGCGTGGAGCGGGTGATCCGCTATGCCTTCGAATACGCGCGGGCCCACGGGCGCAAGCGCGTGCTGATGGCGGATAAGTCGAACGTACTGACTTTCGCGCACGGGCTGTGGCAACGGACCTTCAAGGAAGTGGCGAAGGAATACGCCGACATCGAGGCGCAGCACATGCTGGCCGACGCGCTGGCCATGGTGATGGTGAAGAATCCCGAGCAACTGGATGTGATCGTGACCAACAACATGTTCGGCGACATCCTGACCGACCTGGGCGCGGCTCTGGCCGGCGGGCTGGGGATGGCCGCGAGCGGAAACATCCATCCGGGGAGGACGTCCATGTTCGAGCCGGTGCACGGCTCGGCACCGCCGTTGGCGGGGAAAAACGTGGCCAATCCGATGGGGGCGATCCTGACCGCGGCCATGATGCTGCGACATTTGGGGATGGCGCGCGAGGCCGATGCCATCGAAGCCGCGGTGCTCGAGGCGGTGAGACAGAAGAAAACGACCGAAGACGTGGGCGGGAGCCTTGGTACACGAGAATGTGGGGAGTGGATCGCGAGTTCGATGCACGCGAGTAGCTAA
- a CDS encoding glycine cleavage T C-terminal barrel domain-containing protein, which produces MPRTPYLYDKLAAAGARFGEYRGYETAASFGSPAAEYAALRTSCGLFDLAWRAGFTVRGEDRIRWLNGMVTNNVRDLAPNHGVYSFLLNPQGHILGDMLVFHRGDHLLIETDAEQAPKLRELLDKYIIMDDVELGDAEPVCRLGLEGPKAGEILRRVGVNPEGLQSLEMRNTEESPFRCTLVRSAPPSGYEIWLAPENAAAAFDALICAGAAPVGFEALEIWRVAQGIPRYGLDIRERDLPQETEQHQALNFAKGCYVGQEIVERIRSRGQVHRKFTGFVISGPAPAPGTKVSAAGKEIGEITSVARIPASNGSSRTLALGYIRREAAKSGATLQVDGAEATISDLPFQEAP; this is translated from the coding sequence ATGCCGCGCACGCCCTACCTGTACGACAAATTGGCTGCCGCCGGCGCTCGTTTCGGTGAGTACCGTGGTTACGAAACCGCAGCCTCATTCGGCTCGCCGGCCGCGGAGTACGCCGCCTTGCGCACGAGCTGCGGCCTTTTCGACCTTGCCTGGCGCGCCGGCTTCACGGTGCGCGGCGAAGACCGCATTCGCTGGCTCAACGGCATGGTCACCAACAACGTCCGCGACCTCGCCCCGAACCATGGCGTCTACAGTTTCCTGCTCAACCCACAGGGCCACATCCTGGGCGACATGCTGGTGTTTCACCGCGGCGACCATCTGCTCATTGAGACCGATGCCGAGCAGGCCCCCAAACTGCGCGAACTGCTCGACAAGTACATCATCATGGACGACGTCGAACTCGGCGACGCCGAGCCCGTCTGCCGTCTCGGCCTGGAGGGCCCTAAGGCGGGAGAAATCCTGCGCCGCGTCGGCGTGAACCCCGAGGGTCTTCAGTCGCTCGAAATGCGGAACACAGAAGAAAGCCCCTTCCGTTGCACGCTGGTTCGGTCCGCCCCCCCCTCGGGTTACGAAATCTGGCTGGCCCCGGAGAACGCGGCCGCGGCCTTCGATGCGCTGATTTGTGCCGGTGCCGCTCCGGTCGGATTCGAGGCGCTGGAGATCTGGCGCGTTGCGCAGGGCATCCCGCGCTACGGCCTCGATATCCGTGAGCGCGACCTGCCCCAGGAAACCGAGCAGCATCAGGCGCTGAATTTCGCTAAGGGCTGCTACGTCGGCCAGGAGATTGTGGAGCGCATCCGCTCCCGCGGCCAGGTGCACCGCAAGTTCACCGGCTTCGTCATCAGCGGCCCTGCGCCCGCACCCGGAACCAAGGTCTCCGCCGCGGGTAAGGAGATCGGCGAAATCACTAGCGTCGCCCGCATACCGGCGTCGAACGGCAGTTCACGCACGTTGGCTCTCGGCTATATCCGCCGCGAGGCGGCCAAGTCGGGCGCGACGCTGCAGGTGGACGGCGCCGAGGCAACAATAAGCGATCTGCCGTTCCAGGAGGCCCCATAG
- a CDS encoding DUF1844 domain-containing protein: protein MSEKRKQPEFVVTDRRKFTTDGERREPDAAPEAAPVVPAPPPEESKPAAPRSAAAPPASAPETPPPPTAAEQASSRDAYQASGRRLDPYMDLRGRRPEDFQMTFEKLVASLYMTALMQLGLMHEEGRRPVADLVGARQTIDTLGVLEEKTRGNLSPEEKNLLEHSLYELRMAFVEVTRHFTQAPPGGEAAS from the coding sequence ATGTCCGAAAAAAGGAAACAACCCGAGTTTGTGGTCACCGACCGGCGCAAGTTCACCACCGACGGCGAGCGCCGCGAGCCGGATGCTGCGCCGGAAGCCGCTCCTGTAGTGCCGGCTCCTCCGCCGGAGGAATCCAAGCCTGCCGCCCCGCGCAGCGCCGCCGCGCCGCCTGCGTCCGCTCCGGAGACGCCGCCCCCGCCCACCGCCGCCGAGCAGGCCTCCAGCCGCGATGCCTACCAGGCCTCCGGCCGCCGGCTTGATCCCTACATGGACTTGCGCGGCCGTCGCCCCGAAGACTTCCAGATGACCTTCGAGAAGCTCGTGGCGTCGCTCTACATGACCGCGCTCATGCAGCTCGGCCTGATGCATGAGGAAGGACGCCGTCCCGTCGCCGATCTGGTCGGCGCCCGCCAGACCATCGACACGCTCGGCGTGCTCGAGGAGAAGACACGCGGGAATCTCAGCCCCGAGGAAAAGAACCTGCTCGAGCATTCGCTCTACGAGCTCCGCATGGCCTTCGTCGAGGTCACCCGCCATTTCACGCAGGCGCCGCCCGGAGGCGAAGCCGCCTCGTGA
- a CDS encoding MBL fold metallo-hydrolase → MKAVLTVLGSGTSMGVPTIGCRCRVCTSSDPRDRRTRPSVLVEFNQHVVLIDTTPDFREQAIREGIDRIDAVLYTHGHADHILGLDDLRPLSFRSAGRIPLYAHPSTAERLQSVFRYIFDDDYKYGSLAQVELQSIGSEVELFGARFEPVTVLHGDAEIYGYRFGSAAYLTDFSEIPEESLEKLAGLDILFLDALRHKPHPTHSTVENSLRLVERLQPRRAFFTHISHDLPHEETNRTLPPQARLAHDGLKLEFEIW, encoded by the coding sequence GTGAAGGCAGTGCTCACGGTGCTGGGCAGCGGCACGTCCATGGGCGTGCCCACCATCGGGTGCCGCTGCCGCGTATGCACCTCGTCCGACCCGCGCGACCGCCGCACGCGTCCTTCGGTGCTGGTGGAATTCAACCAGCATGTCGTCCTCATCGATACCACGCCCGACTTCCGCGAGCAGGCCATCCGCGAAGGCATCGACCGCATCGACGCCGTGCTCTACACCCACGGCCATGCCGACCATATCCTCGGCCTTGACGACCTGCGCCCGCTCAGTTTTCGCAGTGCCGGACGTATTCCGCTCTACGCCCATCCCTCGACCGCCGAGCGCTTGCAATCCGTCTTCCGCTACATCTTCGACGACGACTACAAGTACGGCAGCCTGGCTCAGGTGGAGCTGCAGTCCATCGGCAGCGAAGTGGAATTGTTCGGCGCACGCTTCGAGCCGGTCACGGTGTTGCACGGCGATGCCGAGATCTACGGCTACCGCTTCGGCTCCGCCGCCTATCTCACCGACTTCAGCGAGATCCCGGAAGAGTCCCTGGAGAAGCTTGCGGGGCTGGACATCCTTTTCCTCGACGCCCTGCGCCACAAGCCGCACCCCACGCATTCGACGGTGGAGAACTCGCTGCGCCTGGTGGAACGGCTCCAGCCGCGCCGCGCCTTCTTCACCCACATCTCCCACGATCTGCCGCACGAAGAAACCAACCGTACCCTGCCGCCACAGGCCCGGTTGGCACATGACGGCCTCAAGCTGGAATTTGAAATCTGGTGA
- a CDS encoding bifunctional riboflavin kinase/FAD synthetase, with product MKIFHTLDDVPSGFGPTVVSVGNFDGVHRAHQEVLRCVVERARARAARSLAVTFEPHPVRILRPDMAPKLLTPTSVKLRLLAQAGLDATLVLPFTRDLSLTPPQDFAEHILAHRLRAVEVHEGANFHFGHRAQGNVERLAEFGRKFGFEVVVYPEMRVRGEPVSSSRIRELIGGGEVSRARRLLGRIFSITSTAGRGRGYGHKFTVPTINLSRYDELVPGDGVYITRTRVGEVTFDSVSNVGTRPTFGGDSFAVESHLLHFEEMEVSAETEVEVSFLFRLRPEIKFPSVEALREQIGRDIRRSQRYFALLERHAPTAP from the coding sequence ATGAAGATCTTCCACACCCTCGACGACGTTCCCTCCGGCTTCGGCCCGACGGTGGTCTCGGTGGGGAATTTCGATGGCGTCCATCGCGCGCACCAGGAGGTGCTCCGCTGTGTCGTCGAGCGCGCCCGTGCGCGCGCGGCGCGCTCGCTGGCCGTTACGTTCGAGCCGCACCCGGTGCGCATCCTGCGCCCGGATATGGCCCCGAAACTGCTTACACCCACCAGCGTGAAGCTGCGCCTGCTGGCCCAGGCCGGCCTCGACGCGACGCTGGTGCTTCCCTTCACCCGCGACCTCTCGCTCACGCCGCCGCAGGACTTCGCCGAGCACATCCTGGCCCACCGCCTGCGCGCCGTCGAAGTGCACGAAGGCGCCAATTTCCATTTCGGCCATCGCGCCCAGGGCAACGTCGAACGCCTGGCCGAGTTCGGGCGCAAGTTCGGCTTCGAGGTGGTCGTCTATCCCGAAATGCGGGTGCGCGGCGAGCCCGTCTCCAGCAGCCGTATCCGTGAGCTGATTGGCGGCGGCGAGGTGTCCCGCGCCCGTCGGCTTCTGGGCCGCATCTTCAGCATCACCTCCACCGCCGGACGCGGCCGCGGCTACGGCCACAAGTTCACCGTGCCCACCATCAACCTCAGCCGCTACGACGAGCTGGTTCCGGGCGACGGCGTCTACATCACCCGCACGCGCGTGGGCGAAGTCACCTTCGATTCCGTCTCCAACGTGGGCACGCGGCCCACCTTCGGCGGCGACTCCTTCGCCGTCGAAAGCCACCTGCTGCATTTCGAGGAGATGGAGGTCTCCGCCGAAACCGAGGTCGAGGTCTCGTTCCTCTTCCGTCTGCGCCCGGAGATCAAGTTCCCTTCGGTCGAAGCGCTGCGCGAGCAGATCGGGCGCGACATCCGCCGTTCGCAGCGTTACTTCGCCCTGCTGGAGCGCCACGCCCCCACCGCCCCCTGA
- a CDS encoding MFS transporter, translated as MTPPAPGFREITTAQLHTLVAAGLGWMLDAFDVMLYSLVLASVMVDLGMTKAQSGFLNTLTLVASGIGGVLFGFIADRIGRKKALMLSILTYSLCSLGSGFSTSVAMLAAFRFVLGLGMGGEWNTGATLVAETWPAHLRAKAIAIVQSSWAIGFALAALVVWIVTQFYDWRTVFFVGVLPALVILWIRRDVPESEMWGQRHAHASSAAEPPPPAPLAEIFSRPFVGKTFALLFLNFFGMFAWWGLLTWVPAYLALPVAQGGRGFSESEKTLLLVILNLTGLLPGNASFGWVADLLGRRRAFMLYTFLAAVLVPLYAMAESFWTLLLLGTPVAFFGTGFFSGSGIIGSEIFPTRVRARALGFTYNGARTLSSVSPFVIGWAAETRGLGGAFMLCAASFLLASLVATRLPETRGKELD; from the coding sequence ATGACCCCGCCCGCTCCGGGTTTTCGCGAGATCACGACGGCTCAGCTTCACACCCTGGTTGCTGCCGGCTTGGGCTGGATGCTCGACGCCTTCGACGTCATGCTCTACTCGCTGGTGCTGGCTTCGGTCATGGTCGACCTGGGCATGACCAAGGCCCAGTCCGGCTTCCTCAACACGCTGACGCTGGTGGCCTCGGGCATTGGGGGCGTTCTGTTCGGCTTCATCGCCGACCGCATCGGGCGCAAGAAAGCCCTGATGCTCAGCATCCTGACTTATTCCTTGTGCTCGCTGGGCTCCGGTTTCTCGACATCGGTGGCGATGCTCGCCGCCTTTCGCTTCGTCCTCGGCCTGGGCATGGGCGGAGAATGGAACACCGGCGCCACGCTCGTCGCGGAAACCTGGCCTGCCCACCTGCGCGCCAAGGCCATCGCCATCGTGCAAAGTTCCTGGGCCATCGGCTTTGCCCTGGCCGCTCTCGTCGTCTGGATCGTCACCCAGTTCTACGACTGGCGCACCGTGTTCTTTGTGGGCGTTTTGCCGGCGCTGGTCATCCTGTGGATCCGCCGCGATGTCCCCGAGTCCGAGATGTGGGGGCAACGCCACGCGCACGCTTCGTCGGCTGCTGAACCTCCGCCTCCGGCTCCCCTGGCGGAGATCTTCTCCCGACCGTTCGTCGGCAAGACCTTCGCGCTCCTGTTCCTGAATTTTTTCGGGATGTTCGCGTGGTGGGGACTGCTCACCTGGGTGCCCGCTTACCTCGCGCTGCCCGTGGCGCAGGGCGGGCGCGGCTTCAGCGAATCGGAGAAAACTCTGCTGCTGGTGATCCTGAACCTCACCGGCCTGCTGCCCGGTAATGCCAGCTTCGGATGGGTCGCGGATCTGCTCGGCCGCCGCCGCGCGTTCATGCTGTACACCTTTCTCGCCGCGGTGCTGGTGCCGCTCTACGCGATGGCCGAGAGCTTCTGGACGCTTCTGCTGCTAGGCACACCGGTGGCTTTCTTCGGCACTGGATTCTTTTCCGGCTCCGGCATCATCGGCAGCGAGATCTTCCCTACCCGCGTGCGGGCACGCGCCCTGGGATTCACCTACAACGGCGCCCGCACGCTCAGTTCAGTTTCGCCGTTCGTCATCGGCTGGGCGGCCGAGACGCGCGGTCTGGGCGGCGCGTTCATGCTCTGTGCTGCTTCCTTCCTGTTGGCTTCGCTGGTGGCGACGCGCTTGCCTGAGACCCGAGGCAAGGAACTGGACTAG